Proteins from one Anthonomus grandis grandis chromosome 8, icAntGran1.3, whole genome shotgun sequence genomic window:
- the LOC126739093 gene encoding uncharacterized protein LOC126739093 isoform X2, which produces MSKRLSVHRSRSPSRVKKADPSINKVLSYLENMNKRLQNIEKINKIRSRSRSGPSTRKRLRRISTSSSSSHESRSSSLSRCISNPTSPGSLIMDRSTDNEADTAQENILVTEGAESNFAAEEHTSPQNNALLSDDVVAILGPKDFNIKKYGPSLHDDLALRWDKLLAEGLSDEDKRKLCEAHLPPKNLSAMAAPKLNPLIEKAVSPSNVSRDNRLAAEQQQVAATLAAIGQLFSSVLSEEGGGNRQHISLLNDTSKLLLDLFHQQSKTRRALIAVNLNQEFQEANKENITPDGFLFGENLEERLKAAKNLEVSGKILKPKPNKTSYKKPLNSKAPSRQQRGTTRREGNPRQYRPVPKYPTQHRAYNTVMNNNPQRKRAVRRWQT; this is translated from the exons ATGTCTAAAAGATTGTCAGTACATCGGTCTCGTAGCCCTTCCCGAGTTAAGAAAGCAGATCCTTCTATTAATAAGGTATTAAGTTACCTCGAAAATATGAACAAACGATTACAAAATATcgaaaagataaataaaattcgaAGTCGTAGTCGTAGTGGTCCGAGTACGCGTAAGCGGCTTCGTCGGATCTCTACATCTTCGTCTTCTTCGCATGAATCGCGCAGTTCGTCTTTGTCTCGCTGTATAAGCAACCCGACATCCCCAGGATCGCTGATAATGGATAGGTCCACCGATAACGAGGCGGACACCGCCcaggaaaatattttggttACAGAGGGAGCTGAATCGAATTTTGCCG ccGAAGAGCATACTTCTCCTCAAAATAATGCCTTACTGTCAGACGATGTTGTTGCCATTTTGGGACCTAaagattttaacataaaaaaatatggccCTAGTCTACATGACGATCTAGCTTTGCGGTGGGACAAGCTATTAGCTGAAGGTTTGTCAGACGAAGACAAAAGGAAACTATGTGAGGCTCATCTTCCACCTAAAAATTTATCGGCCATGGCAGCGCCAAAACTCAATCCACTAATCGAAAAGGCTGTGTCTCCCTCAAATGTGTCGAGAGACAATCGCTTGGCTGCAGAACAACAGCAGGTGGCTGCAACTTTGGCTGCTATAGGGCAACTTTTTAGTTCGGTTCTGTCGGAAGAGGGGGGCGGTAATCGCCAGCACATTAGTTTGCTTAATGATACAAGTAAATTACTCCTAGATCTTTTTCATCAACAATCGAAAACTCGTAGAGCTTTAATTGccgtaaatttaaatcaagaatttcaaGAGGCAAACAAGGAAAATATTACCCCAGATGGTTTTTTGTTTGGAGAGAATTTGGAGGAGCGGCTTAAAGCTGCTAAGAATCTGGAGGTTTCCGGAAAGATACTTAAACCGAAGCCAAACAAAACTTCatataaaaagcctttaaactCCAAGGCCCCTTCTCGGCAACAGCGAGGGACGACACGTCGAGAGGGGAACCCGCGTCAATACCGACCAGTGCCCAAATATCCAACCCAGCACAGGGCTTACAATACAGTGATGAACAACAACCCTCAACGCAAGCGAGCAGTTCGACGTTGGCAAACCTAA
- the LOC126739093 gene encoding uncharacterized protein LOC126739093 isoform X1, with the protein MEDNRTVKNLIKKNCFMCKIDLRDAYFLISVHRKYRRYLRFKFNGVIYEFNCLPFGLNIAPYVFTKLMKPIFSFLRARGFLSVVFLDDILLIGNTYAECLTNRNETLDLLLKLGFVPNYEKSILIPSQVIQYIGFIYSSIDMSVSLPQDKVSSTLELVSKFLLLEKCSIRDFARMLGKVTSICPGIKYGWLYTKYFERQKFLALQSSNENYNATMKILPLLYEDFQWWIKNLPKAKNFIQIDSFAIEIFSDASSTGWGISCLGKKSRGFWSVVEKEYHINYLELLAVFFGLKCFASHLSNCNILCRVDNTTALAYINKMGSVQYPKLNNLSRTIWQWCEERNLFLYASYIKSIDNWEADHESRSLATETEWALDLPAFMKISSSFGEPEIDLFASRTNAKCGKFVSWLRDPESIAIDAFTLNRNQLKFYAFPPFALILRVLNKIISDNARGILVVPLWTAQPWYPVFLSLLEREPIIFAPYKNLMSFNSTPHPLWRKTTLAAGIVSAKH; encoded by the coding sequence ATGGAGGATAACCGTAcagtaaaaaatttgattaagaaaaattgtttcatGTGTAAAATAGACCTTAGGGATGcatattttctaatttcagTTCACAGAAAATATAGAAGGTAtttgagatttaaatttaatggggTCATTTATGAATTCAATTGTCTGCCATTTGGTCTCAATATAGCGCCTTATGTGTTCACTAAATTAATGAAACCTATATTTAGTTTTCTAAGAGCGAGAGGCTTTCTCTCGGTGGTTTTTTTAGATGACATTTTGCTTATTGGTAACACTTATGCAGAATGTTTAACTAATCGGAATGAGACTTTGGATCTCTTACTTAAATTAGGGTTTGTGCCTAACTATGAGAAAAGTATCTTGATTCCTTCCCAGGTAATTCAGTATATTGGCTTTATTTATAGTTCGATAGATATGTCAGTAAGCCTTCCTCAAGATAAAGTTTCAAGCACCCTAGAACTGGtttcaaaattcttattattagaaaaatgtaGTATTAGAGACTTTGCCAGAATGCTAGGGAAAGTAACATCTATTTGTCCTGGTATTAAATATGGTTGGCTATACACAAAGTATTTTGAGCGCCAAAAATTTCTAGCATTGCAGAGTTCAAATGAAAACTATAATGCAACAATGAAAATTCTACCATTACTCTATGAGGATTTTCAGTGGTGGATTAAAAACTTACCAAAGGcgaaaaactttattcaaattgaCTCGTTTgcaatagaaatattttcagatgcATCTTCTACAGGCTGGGGCATTAGCTGTTTAGGCAAAAAATCGCGGGGGTTCTGGTCAGTAGTTGAAAAAGAATATCATATAAATTATCTGGAATTACTAGCTGTTTTCTTTGGACTCAAGTGTTTTGCCAGCCATCTGTCAAATTGCAACATTCTGTGCCGTGTCGATAATACTACAGCATTAGCATATATCAATAAAATGGGCAGTGTACAATACCCTAAACTCAATAATCTTTCACGCACTATATGGCAATGGTGTGaggaaagaaatttatttttatacgcGTCTTATATAAAATCTATAGACAACTGGGAAGCGGATCATGAATCTCGTAGTTTGGCAACAGAGACTGAATGGGCTCTGGATCTACCAGCATTTATGAAGATATCTTCATCTTTTGGCGAACCAGAAATTGATCTATTTGCATCTAGAACAAACGCAAAGTGCGGGAAATTTGTTTCATGGCTGAGGGATCCAGAGAGCATTGCAATAGATGCATTCACACTAAATCGGAATCAGCTTAAATTCTATGCATTCCCACCATTTGCCTTAATCCTAAGAGTGCTTAACAAAATAATCTCTGACAATGCAAGAGGTATTTTAGTGGTGCCTCTCTGGACAGCTCAGCCTTGGTATCCTGTTTTTCTCTCACTTCTAGAGAGAGAACCTATAATTTTTGCACCCTATAAAAATCTAATGTCTTTCAACAGCACACCACACCCCCTTTGGAGAAAAACTACCCTGGCAGCAGGGATTGTATCAGCGAAGCATTGA
- the LOC126739090 gene encoding serine/threonine-protein kinase SBK1, whose product MGSQIKSTADASIHRIREFELEKVNLIEEFDILQIVGEGWFGKILLVEHKATDREMVLKALPKPYTALIDFYREFHYGLHLGVHKNIISAYDVAFETAGFYVFSQEYAPLGDLTSNVSENGIGELHTKRVARQLASALEYIHKKELVHRDIKLDNILVFKSDFSRIKLCDFGETRPTGSVVIRRNEWLPYAAPDILEVPTDESYICNSSHDVWQFGIVIFVCLTGCLPWQKAAFDDPRYVRYSSWHTSPIAIMRTPKLFKLVSSKAQRFFKKYLDPKEERRPNDLRDVYRYLEDRWMSKGMEKITETTVEEEGLCPSMYSFHSSPQEKDKLLHSLTHYGLETTVDRIAKKDRIRKWIENSVIAEEGMEDGGIDEPETVPKRDGAINRTEVIKNIGAERQRNRKQSSRRIAEKEYRPPVDPRIPLESQKQQISPHETSKELSNTSVTGENYIDKRRYFQNERNVAQKKIPSFRTNILLKGVGVNGSSNKKILSALPFKNVTIVDPNSPTTSSDSAISSDSSTVKYNFNKNSPSERQLSEASGHIQNRLKFM is encoded by the exons ATGGGAAGTCAAATTAAATCAACCGCAGATGCGAGTATACATCGGATAAGAGAATTTGAATTAGAAAAA GTAAATCTTATAGAAGAATTCGATATACTTCAAATAGTGGGGGAAGGATGGTTCGGAAAAATCTTGCTCGTGGAACACAAAGCCACGGACAGGGAAATGGTTCTAAAAGCACTACCGAAGCCCTATACCGCTCTCATTGATTTTTACCGAGAATTCCATTACGGTCTTCACCTGGGcgtacataaaaatattatatctgcTTATGATGTGGCCTTTGAGACGGCGGGATTTTATGTGTTTTCACAGGAGTATGCTCCATTAG GTGATCTAACTTCCAACGTATCAGAGAACGGTATAGGAGAATTACATACAAAGCGAGTGGCCAGACAATTGGCATCCGCCCTTGAATATATTCATAAAAAGGAATTGGTTCATAGGGATATCAAGTTGGATAACATTTTGGTATTTAAGTCGGATTTTTCCAGAATCAAATTATGCGACTTTGGAGAAACTAGGCCGACTGGGTCGGTTGTTATTCGCAGAAACGAATGGCTACCTTATGCCGCCCCTGATATTTTAGAGGTGCCTACAGATGAAAGCTATAT cTGTAATTCCTCTCATGATGTTTGGCAGTTCGGTATAGTCATTTTCGTATGCCTTACCGGCTGCTTACCATGGCAAAAAGCGGCATTTGATGACCCTAGATACGTAAGATATTCCTCTTGGCATACCAGCCCAATAGCAATAATGAGAACACCAAAGTTATTTAAACTAGTATCATCAAAGGCacaaagattctttaaaaagtacCTGGATCCTAAAGAAGAGCGTCGGCCTAATGATTTGAGAGATGTTTATAG ATATTTGGAGGACAGATGGATGTCCAAAGGTAtggaaaaaattactgaaaccACCGTTGAAGAAGAAGGCTTGTGCCCCTCAATGTATAGCTTTCACAGTTCGCCGCAAGAAAAGGATAAATTATTACACTCACTTACACATTACGGTCTGGAAACTACTGTAGATAGAATCGCAAAGAAAGATAGAATAAGAAAATGGATTGAAAATAGCGTGATTGCTGAAGAAGGTATGGAAGATGGAGGTATTGATGAACCTGAAACGGTTCCCAAAAGAGATGGGGCAATAAATAGGAccgaagttattaaaaatattg GAGCCGAGAGGCAGAGAAATAGAAAACAAAGCTCAAGACGCATCGCAGAAAAAGAATATAGGCCTCCAGTGGATCCCAGAATTCCTTTAGAAAGTCAGAAACAGCAAATTTCACCACATGAAACTTCAAAGGAGTTATCCAATACCAGTGTAACTGGCGAAAACTATATAGATAAGAGGCGGTACTTTCAAAACGAAAGAAATgttgctcaaaaaaaaattccatctTTTCGAACCAATATACTTCTTAAGGGGGTTGGAGTAAATGGGAGCTCCAACAAAAAGATCTTAAGTGCTTTGCCATTTAAAAACGTTACAATAGTCGATCCAAACTCTCCGACAACTTCATCTGACAGTGCGATAAGCAGCGACAGCTCAACTGTTAAatacaactttaataaaaattcacctTCGGAACGTCAATTATCCGAAGCTTCCGGACATATCCAGAATAgattaaaatttatgtaa
- the LOC126739094 gene encoding nuclear receptor coactivator 5, with protein sequence MYRTDKQFMKNPATAAMRIYIGNIPKAVIADDLEAKFSKHGKILGLVINTGFAFIQYEKESEANEAINHENGANMMGRKIVVRQALSGASKEAIAHKGGPPGGPHRAHSQQETDQKIKFERPQVETPEEEMDPGPNIRPPQPIEDRGRRGGRGGNRGGRGGGRNRSIDRFEPPNDMRAMHQPFSERGGPGGYYDDFAPPQHIPAEVVPPSDRNDCEIIVVSRALTEYAEFIESRLKAMGLIVDLLFPNEDVPIGKVLANISSRGCLYAILVMPQNEEHRSLTLNVLHGIPQEHRNMPIDDALLLVQRNFEAYMRGEKAPEDPNKMTLADRHPAPIQMLFNLLAENRMLTTPQYDRLFKYLQERRDLQREHEISEGLTEDADDGSRDKSNELQNRILNILNKTNDPIIPTSITAPEPAPPEPSTPLLKDPSVQKALDSILSGDMFKNIAGGI encoded by the exons ATGTACCGTACAGACAAGCAATTTATGAAGAACCCGGCCACCGCGGCTATGCGAATTTACATAGGCAATATTCCCAAGGCAGTTATTGCAGATGATTTGGAAGCAAAGTTTTCCAAGCATGGTAAAATTTTGGGGCTTGTTATCAATACCGGTTTCGCTTTCATCCAATATGAGAAAGAGTCCGAGGCGAACGAGGCTATCAATCATGAAAATGGCGCCAATATGATGGGTAGGAAAATTGTAGTTCGACAAGCCCTTTCCGGTGCTTCAAAGGAGGCTATTGCACATAAAG GAGGTCCACCAGGTGGTCCTCACAGAGCTCACAGCCAACAGGAAACAGaccagaaaattaaatttgaaagacCTCAAGTGGAGACACCt gAAGAAGAAATGGACCCTGGCCCTAACATCAGACCGCCACAACCAATAGAGGATAGAGGACGAAGAGGTGGGCGTGGTGGCAATAGAGGTGGAAGAGGTGGTGGTAGAAACCGGTCTATTGACAGGTTTGAACCTCCAAATGATATGAGGGCAATGCACCAACCTTTTTCTGAACGCGGAGG CCCTGGTGGATATTATGATGATTTTGCTCCCCCACAGCATATTCCAGCAGAAGTGGTACCACCATCAGATAGAAACGACTGTGAAATCATCGTAGTTTCTCGAGCTTTGAC GGAGTATGCAGAATTCATTGAATCTAGACTGAAAGCCATGGGCCTTATAGTGGATCTATTATTCCCAAATGAAGACGTACCTATTGGTAAAGTGCTGGCTAATATCTCAAGTAGAGGTTGCCTGTATGCCATTTTGGTTATGCCTCAAAACGAGGAGCATCGCagtttaactttaaatgttttGCATGGGATTCCACAAG AACACAGAAATATGCCAATAGACGACGCATTACTTCTGGTACAAAGAAATTTCGAAGCATATATGAGAGGAGAAAAGGCACCAGAGGATCCCAATAAAATGACTTTGGCAGATAGACATCCTGCGCCAATTCAG ATGCTTTTTAACCTGCTGGCCGAAAACCGTATGCTCACGACGCCCCAGTATGACCGTCTGTTCAAATACCTCCAAGAACGTCGAGATTTACAACGGGAACACGAAATCTCGGAGGGTCTCACTGAGGACGCGGACGACGGCTCGCGAGATAAGTCCAATGAGTtgcaaaatagaattttaaatattttaaacaagacGAACGATCCTATAATACCCACCTCTATCACAGCTCCCGAGCCTGCACCTCCAGAACCTAGCACTCCTCTTTTAAAAGATCCTTCAGTCCAGAAAGCCCTTGATAGTATTTTATCCGGggatatgtttaaaaatatcgCTGGaggaatttaa